From one Nonomuraea polychroma genomic stretch:
- a CDS encoding response regulator: MTESGEARTSASEPIRVLIVDDHELIRRSLALALAAEPDIEVVGEASDGQEAVELADRLMPDVALMDVRMPRQDGIEAAKGIKASVPSTRIIMLTVSDEEEDLFEAIKAGATGYLLKDVQINDVPAAVRGVHEGQSLINPAMAAKLISEFQNMSRKESERPPQLPVPRLTDREMEVLRLVAKGMNNREIAKQLFISENTVKNHVRNILDKLQLHSRMEAVVYAVRERMLEIT, encoded by the coding sequence GTGACCGAATCAGGCGAGGCTCGCACGTCAGCGAGCGAGCCGATCCGCGTGCTGATCGTTGACGATCACGAGCTGATCAGGCGAAGCCTGGCGCTGGCGCTCGCTGCTGAGCCCGACATCGAGGTGGTCGGTGAGGCGAGCGACGGGCAGGAGGCGGTCGAACTCGCCGATCGCCTCATGCCTGACGTCGCGCTGATGGACGTGCGCATGCCACGGCAGGACGGGATCGAGGCGGCGAAGGGCATCAAGGCCTCCGTCCCGAGCACCCGCATCATCATGCTGACGGTGAGCGACGAGGAAGAAGACCTCTTCGAGGCCATCAAGGCGGGAGCCACCGGCTACCTGCTCAAGGACGTCCAGATCAATGACGTCCCCGCCGCCGTGCGCGGCGTGCACGAGGGCCAGTCGTTAATCAACCCGGCGATGGCGGCCAAGCTCATCAGCGAGTTCCAGAACATGAGCCGCAAGGAGTCCGAGCGCCCGCCCCAGTTGCCCGTGCCCCGGCTGACGGACCGCGAGATGGAGGTCCTGCGGCTGGTGGCCAAGGGCATGAACAACCGCGAGATCGCCAAGCAGCTTTTCATCTCCGAGAACACCGTGAAGAACCACGTGCGCAACATTCTCGACAAGCTGCAGCTGCACTCGCGGATGGAGGCTGTGGTGTACGCAGTGCGGGAGCGGATGCTGGAGATCACCTAG
- a CDS encoding HGxxPAAW family protein, which translates to MVEGKKSEHTENLGSHGGRASSWLAVTIMIVGFTVAGFGLTATSWTLIWVGVGVFVVGGILALVFDIFTDVVIDAPRVGMRAEDHR; encoded by the coding sequence ATGGTTGAGGGGAAGAAGTCGGAGCACACGGAGAATCTCGGCAGCCACGGCGGGCGGGCGTCTTCGTGGCTGGCGGTGACGATCATGATCGTCGGATTCACCGTCGCCGGCTTCGGGCTGACCGCCACCAGCTGGACGCTCATCTGGGTCGGCGTCGGAGTCTTCGTCGTGGGCGGCATCCTCGCTCTCGTCTTCGACATCTTCACTGACGTCGTGATCGACGCGCCGAGGGTGGGCATGCGCGCCGAAGACCACCGCTGA
- a CDS encoding ComF family protein, translating into MPGENGPSGAGGPVMGGKLSVGGGMLGRVLSVVLDLLLPQACAGCGAKGARCCGRCLAELTARPDRRLPRPRLPGTPDCWSASPYEGPVRKAIVAYKERGAVALAGVLAEALAFTALTAIGRTGALWAARGFAVVPVPSGRASVSARGHDPVGRLAGLAAGRLRAAGLPAQPWAALSQARQVADQAGLSSAERAANLAWSLRVGRAAKGPPAACALLVDDIVTTGATLVEAARALRAAGVSVPLAVTVAATRRRS; encoded by the coding sequence GTGCCGGGTGAGAACGGGCCGTCCGGAGCCGGCGGCCCCGTGATGGGCGGGAAACTGTCGGTGGGGGGCGGCATGCTGGGCCGCGTGCTGAGCGTCGTACTCGATCTGCTCCTCCCGCAGGCCTGTGCGGGCTGTGGCGCCAAGGGGGCGCGTTGTTGCGGCCGTTGCCTGGCCGAGCTGACCGCCCGCCCGGACAGGCGCTTGCCGAGGCCGCGGCTGCCCGGCACGCCGGACTGCTGGTCGGCGAGCCCGTACGAGGGGCCGGTGCGCAAGGCGATCGTGGCCTACAAGGAGCGAGGCGCGGTGGCGCTGGCGGGCGTGCTGGCGGAGGCTCTGGCGTTCACCGCGCTCACGGCGATCGGCCGCACCGGGGCGCTGTGGGCGGCACGGGGGTTCGCCGTCGTGCCGGTGCCGAGCGGGCGGGCGAGCGTGAGCGCCAGGGGGCACGACCCGGTGGGCCGGCTGGCGGGGCTGGCGGCGGGGAGGCTGCGAGCGGCAGGGCTGCCGGCGCAGCCGTGGGCGGCGCTGAGCCAGGCGCGGCAGGTGGCGGACCAAGCGGGCCTGAGCTCCGCTGAGAGGGCCGCCAACCTCGCGTGGTCACTTAGGGTCGGGCGAGCCGCGAAAGGGCCTCCAGCGGCCTGTGCGCTGCTCGTGGATGACATCGTCACGACCGGCGCCACCCTCGTGGAGGCCGCCAGAGCCCTGCGGGCGGCCGGTGTGAGCGTGCCCTTGGCCGTGACCGTCGCCGCGACACGCCGAAGATCTTGA
- a CDS encoding LpqB family beta-propeller domain-containing protein: MRTIRQLGTAVALAVAVACAGTGCTVIQVSGPYTMNEASGGDPLSKPFQRLIATPPQPDWSPEQTLRGLQAAMAAFADDPTVLPQYLTADALKSWTPSGAVTVLDDLMQFDPPEPGGDEPVQRVTLKGRQVASIEEDDTYVPQAGNWARPFDLVKAREGGYRVNKLPDGLILTRSDVDRAYRPTKLYYLNGSTQDRIVVDNVRLRLKPEETYAKVILERLLKDPSGVLRGAATTAFPAGTKVQSVTSAEDERVVVNLSGPLDLLDLSGEDALMAQIRYSLNNNDVAKGRGISVLLDGEPYTSYEPNTDDLRWLDNGGNNAYYVSKGAVHSMSKEGPGSAVAGPAGQQRQGYSHFAISKQGGFVAAMTSTGISVAPLTQEGQWQEVIQGTDLTPPSWHRDGSLWTFDQKNRVVLRYDHAGKRGPEVVSAPGLEKLDVTRLRIARDGVRVAVTTGKNLAQTVQIGALTVTGGLALGNVRPLMGTEAGDEILDIAWRDDEHLLVLVQSKAQQILNEIDVGDGEVVEIPLKDRLEALAALNERVLAAADAEKAGSKILELNQDQSWTPKIDSDVEIPLFPLG, from the coding sequence ATGAGGACGATTAGGCAGCTCGGGACGGCCGTCGCGCTGGCGGTCGCCGTGGCGTGCGCGGGCACGGGGTGCACCGTGATCCAGGTGAGCGGCCCGTACACCATGAACGAGGCCAGCGGCGGCGACCCGCTGAGCAAGCCGTTCCAGCGCCTGATCGCCACCCCGCCGCAGCCGGACTGGAGCCCAGAGCAGACGCTCAGGGGCCTGCAGGCCGCCATGGCGGCCTTCGCCGATGACCCGACGGTCCTGCCTCAATACCTGACGGCCGACGCCCTGAAGAGCTGGACCCCCTCGGGGGCCGTGACGGTGCTCGACGACCTGATGCAGTTCGACCCGCCCGAGCCGGGCGGCGACGAGCCGGTGCAGCGGGTCACGCTCAAGGGCAGGCAGGTGGCGAGCATCGAGGAGGACGACACCTACGTGCCGCAGGCCGGGAACTGGGCGAGGCCCTTTGACCTGGTCAAGGCCCGGGAGGGTGGTTACCGGGTCAACAAGTTGCCCGACGGGCTCATCCTCACCCGGTCGGACGTGGATCGTGCGTACCGGCCGACGAAGCTCTACTACCTCAACGGCAGCACGCAGGACAGGATCGTCGTGGACAACGTGCGCCTGCGGCTGAAGCCTGAGGAGACGTACGCGAAGGTCATACTCGAGCGCCTGCTGAAGGACCCGAGCGGGGTCCTGCGGGGCGCGGCGACCACGGCCTTCCCGGCCGGCACCAAGGTCCAGTCGGTCACCTCGGCCGAGGACGAGCGCGTGGTGGTCAACTTGTCGGGTCCTCTCGATCTCCTCGACCTGAGCGGCGAGGACGCTCTCATGGCGCAGATCAGGTACAGCCTCAACAACAACGACGTCGCCAAGGGCCGCGGCATCTCGGTGCTGCTGGACGGGGAGCCGTACACGAGCTACGAACCCAACACGGACGACCTGCGCTGGCTGGACAACGGCGGCAACAACGCCTACTACGTCAGCAAGGGCGCGGTCCACTCCATGTCGAAGGAGGGCCCGGGCAGCGCAGTGGCGGGACCGGCCGGCCAGCAGCGCCAGGGCTACTCCCACTTCGCCATCTCCAAGCAGGGCGGCTTCGTCGCGGCCATGACCTCCACCGGCATCTCCGTGGCCCCTCTGACGCAGGAAGGGCAGTGGCAAGAGGTCATCCAGGGCACTGACCTGACCCCGCCGTCGTGGCACCGTGACGGGTCGTTGTGGACGTTCGACCAGAAGAACAGGGTCGTGCTGCGGTACGACCATGCCGGCAAGCGCGGGCCCGAAGTGGTGTCCGCGCCTGGGCTGGAGAAGCTGGACGTCACCCGCCTGCGCATCGCCAGGGACGGAGTGCGGGTGGCGGTGACGACCGGCAAGAACCTCGCCCAGACCGTCCAGATCGGCGCGCTGACGGTCACGGGCGGGCTCGCGCTGGGCAACGTCCGGCCGCTGATGGGGACTGAGGCGGGGGACGAGATCCTGGACATCGCGTGGCGGGATGACGAGCATCTGCTCGTGCTGGTTCAGAGCAAGGCCCAGCAGATTCTGAACGAGATCGACGTCGGGGACGGGGAGGTCGTCGAGATCCCGCTGAAGGATCGGCTCGAGGCGCTGGCGGCGCTGAACGAGCGGGTTCTGGCGGCGGCCGACGCGGAGAAGGCCGGGTCCAAGATCCTGGAGCTCAACCAAGACCAGAGCTGGACCCCCAAGATCGACTCAGACGTCGAGATCCCGCTGTTCCCCTTGGGCTGA
- a CDS encoding winged helix-turn-helix domain-containing protein — protein sequence MTTPTDLTTDEARRIILRSQGLLGADARKGGVHSMLRRLGAVQLDTISVLARSHELVAYARLGAVGRSKVERAYWHNPAQSFEYWCHAACILPIEHWPLYAFRRRAYRERKFRWHEVPDNVEKLLDQVRESGPLMTSDVGGAKNGGPWWDWSDSKIGLEWLLDIGELVCSRRVGWRRVYDLADRVVPAGLLAEDLTDEECIVRLAAIAGRSLGVANRTDLIDFLRLKGRFAAILDEALLSGAAGLTPVTVAGWPGKKGQANAWADPAALESEPRGRHRTTLVSPFDSLIWHRGRTERVFGFTYTLELYVPKHKRVHGYFTMPVLAGGRLIGRVDPAREGATLVARQVSLEPGLSPAKWADALADALWSAAEWVGCDAVRVERADPPELVPILNAAGTVK from the coding sequence ATGACCACTCCGACCGACCTGACGACCGACGAGGCACGCCGGATCATCCTGCGCTCACAAGGTCTCCTCGGCGCCGACGCGCGCAAGGGCGGGGTGCACAGCATGCTGCGCAGGCTGGGCGCCGTGCAGCTCGACACGATCTCGGTCCTTGCCCGCTCCCACGAGCTGGTCGCCTACGCCCGCCTCGGCGCCGTCGGCAGGTCCAAGGTCGAGCGGGCCTACTGGCACAACCCCGCCCAAAGCTTCGAATACTGGTGCCACGCCGCCTGCATCCTGCCCATCGAGCACTGGCCGCTCTACGCGTTCCGGCGCCGCGCCTATCGCGAGCGGAAGTTCCGCTGGCACGAGGTCCCCGACAACGTGGAGAAGCTCCTGGATCAGGTGCGCGAGTCGGGCCCGCTGATGACCTCCGACGTGGGCGGCGCCAAGAACGGCGGCCCGTGGTGGGACTGGTCGGACTCCAAGATCGGCCTGGAGTGGCTGCTGGACATCGGCGAGCTGGTCTGCAGCCGCCGCGTCGGCTGGCGCCGCGTCTACGACCTGGCCGATCGCGTCGTCCCGGCCGGCCTCCTGGCCGAGGACCTGACGGACGAGGAGTGCATCGTCCGCCTGGCCGCGATCGCCGGCCGCTCGCTGGGCGTGGCCAACAGGACCGACCTGATCGACTTCCTGCGGCTCAAGGGCCGCTTCGCGGCGATACTCGACGAGGCGCTGCTCAGCGGCGCGGCCGGCCTGACGCCGGTGACCGTCGCGGGCTGGCCTGGCAAGAAGGGCCAGGCCAACGCGTGGGCGGATCCCGCGGCCCTGGAGTCCGAGCCGCGCGGCCGGCACCGCACGACACTGGTGTCGCCGTTCGACTCGCTCATCTGGCACCGCGGCCGCACCGAGCGGGTCTTCGGCTTCACGTACACGCTGGAGCTCTACGTTCCCAAGCACAAGCGCGTCCACGGCTACTTCACGATGCCGGTGCTGGCCGGCGGCCGCCTGATCGGCCGCGTCGACCCGGCCCGCGAGGGCGCCACCCTGGTGGCCCGGCAGGTCAGCCTGGAGCCCGGCCTGTCCCCCGCCAAGTGGGCCGACGCGTTAGCGGACGCCCTGTGGTCGGCGGCCGAGTGGGTGGGCTGCGACGCCGTACGTGTCGAACGCGCCGACCCGCCGGAGCTCGTGCCGATCCTGAACGCGGCCGGCACAGTGAAGTGA
- the hpf gene encoding ribosome hibernation-promoting factor, HPF/YfiA family codes for MDIIVKGRHTGVSDRFRDHVTTKLARIERLDNKLIRVDVEVSKERNPRLASQRERVELTIHSRGPAIRAEASADDRFAALDIALDKLEGRLRRLADRRKVHHGSHCPPSVAEITATLPEAAGLAPRTVPEPAEPSEDELQERSDKLYDDIVPIEMDGEGPLVVREKFHKADPMTIDQALLEMELVGHDFYLFRDKETGQPSVVYNRRGYNYGVLRLVEP; via the coding sequence ATGGACATCATCGTCAAGGGTCGGCACACCGGAGTGAGTGACCGGTTCCGCGACCACGTGACGACCAAGCTGGCCAGGATCGAACGTCTGGACAACAAACTCATCCGAGTCGACGTGGAGGTGTCGAAAGAACGCAATCCGCGCCTTGCCAGTCAGCGCGAGCGCGTCGAGCTCACCATTCACTCCCGAGGACCGGCCATTCGCGCCGAGGCCTCGGCCGATGACCGATTCGCAGCCCTCGACATCGCCCTCGACAAGCTGGAAGGCCGCCTCAGGCGGCTGGCCGACCGGCGCAAGGTCCATCACGGAAGCCACTGCCCGCCCTCTGTGGCGGAGATCACCGCGACGCTCCCCGAGGCCGCCGGTCTGGCGCCGCGCACCGTCCCCGAGCCGGCCGAGCCCAGCGAGGACGAGCTGCAGGAGCGCAGCGACAAGCTCTACGACGACATCGTCCCGATCGAGATGGACGGCGAGGGGCCACTCGTCGTGCGGGAGAAGTTCCACAAGGCGGACCCCATGACCATCGACCAGGCTCTGCTCGAGATGGAGCTGGTCGGGCACGACTTCTACCTGTTCCGCGACAAGGAGACCGGCCAGCCGAGCGTCGTCTACAACAGACGCGGGTACAACTACGGCGTGTTGCGGCTCGTAGAGCCCTGA
- the mtrB gene encoding MtrAB system histidine kinase MtrB yields the protein MPPTKSKRSRRRTLRQILGGVRRRVRRAAGRARRIWRRSLQLQVVTSTLVISVIVVVVLGAFLSTQINKSVIDSRAQSSRSAAFADRLQISDALTPPTDDQAKADDGGKVSTNPLDDVMDTVTGSGDDGSKKRYDVLILNEAGPGKSRASGTVVPANVPHSVSAGVRRNMEKMEYGKTVVSIERILFNGQSQPRLTYVVGGIVHQQLTGENYEVYHFFPLDEEEELLSNVRLAIVVVGLGLVLLLAAIAYLVARQVVTPVRLARQAAERLASGKLDERLKVRGEDDLARLANSFNEMAANLALKIHQLEELSQVQRQFVSDVSHELRTPLTTVRMAADLLYDAREDFDPMAARSAELMQAQLERFESMLADLLEISRYDAGAATLDLDSVDVRQVVLRAIEDSEALAERHGTRFDLRLPAEPCMAEIDNRRVERILRNLLFNAIEHGEGREIVVTVGADRDAVAVAVRDHGIGLKPGEDTMVFDRFWRADPSRARTIGGTGLGLAISREDATLHGGWLQAWGQPGEGSQFRLTLPRMAGAVLKGSPLSLVPPEIEMRRTWRGAMTPVLLPATGDVHEDD from the coding sequence ATGCCCCCGACGAAGAGTAAGAGGTCCCGCCGACGGACACTCCGCCAGATTCTCGGCGGAGTCCGCCGGCGGGTGCGTCGTGCGGCCGGCCGGGCACGCCGCATCTGGCGTCGCTCGCTCCAGCTCCAGGTGGTCACCAGCACGCTGGTGATCTCTGTGATCGTGGTGGTCGTGCTGGGGGCGTTCCTGTCCACGCAGATCAACAAGTCGGTCATCGACAGCAGGGCGCAGTCCTCCCGCAGCGCGGCCTTCGCCGACCGCCTGCAGATCTCCGACGCGCTGACCCCTCCGACTGATGACCAGGCCAAGGCCGACGACGGCGGCAAGGTGTCGACCAACCCGCTCGACGACGTCATGGACACCGTCACCGGCTCCGGCGACGACGGCTCCAAGAAGCGCTACGACGTCCTCATACTCAACGAGGCCGGCCCCGGCAAGTCCCGGGCCTCGGGCACCGTCGTGCCCGCCAACGTGCCGCACAGCGTCAGCGCCGGCGTGCGGCGCAACATGGAGAAGATGGAGTACGGCAAGACCGTCGTCTCCATCGAGCGGATCCTGTTCAACGGCCAGAGCCAGCCCAGGCTGACGTACGTGGTCGGCGGCATCGTCCACCAGCAGCTCACCGGCGAGAACTACGAGGTCTACCACTTCTTCCCGCTCGACGAGGAAGAGGAACTGCTGTCCAACGTCCGGCTGGCCATCGTCGTGGTGGGCCTCGGACTCGTCCTGCTGCTGGCCGCCATCGCCTACCTGGTCGCCCGCCAGGTCGTCACCCCGGTGCGGCTCGCCCGCCAGGCCGCCGAGCGCTTGGCCTCCGGCAAGCTCGACGAGCGGCTGAAGGTGCGCGGCGAGGACGACCTCGCCCGGCTGGCGAACTCGTTCAACGAGATGGCCGCGAACCTGGCGCTCAAGATTCACCAGCTGGAGGAGCTGTCGCAGGTCCAGCGGCAGTTCGTCTCGGACGTCTCGCACGAGCTGCGCACCCCGCTGACGACCGTGCGCATGGCCGCCGATCTTCTCTACGACGCGCGCGAGGACTTCGACCCCATGGCCGCCCGCTCGGCGGAGCTCATGCAGGCGCAACTGGAGCGGTTCGAGTCGATGCTGGCCGATCTGCTGGAGATCAGCCGCTACGACGCCGGCGCCGCCACGCTGGACCTCGACTCGGTGGACGTACGCCAGGTGGTGCTGCGTGCGATCGAGGACTCCGAGGCGCTGGCCGAGCGGCACGGCACCCGCTTCGACCTGCGGCTGCCCGCCGAGCCCTGCATGGCGGAGATCGACAACCGCAGGGTCGAGCGGATCCTGCGCAACCTGCTGTTCAACGCCATCGAGCACGGTGAGGGCCGGGAGATCGTGGTCACCGTGGGCGCCGACCGGGACGCCGTGGCCGTCGCCGTGCGCGACCACGGGATCGGGCTGAAGCCGGGTGAGGACACCATGGTCTTCGACCGGTTCTGGCGGGCCGATCCGTCGCGCGCGCGGACCATCGGCGGCACTGGACTCGGGCTGGCGATCTCCCGCGAGGACGCGACACTGCACGGCGGCTGGCTGCAGGCCTGGGGGCAGCCGGGCGAGGGCTCCCAGTTCAGGCTGACACTGCCCAGGATGGCCGGGGCCGTGCTCAAGGGCTCGCCCTTGTCGCTGGTCCCGCCGGAGATCGAGATGCGGCGCACATGGCGTGGGGCCATGACGCCCGTGCTGCTTCCTGCCACGGGGGACGTCCATGAGGACGATTAG
- the mtrA gene encoding MtrAB system response regulator MtrA, producing MKGRVLVVDDDAALAEMLGIVLRGEGFEPSFVSDGDKALDAFRDTRPDLVLLDLMLPGADGIDVARRIRAESGVPIVMLTAKSDTIDVVLGLESGADDYIVKPFKPKELVARVRARLRRTDEPTPEILQIGDITIDVAGHSVKRGEETINLTPLEFDLLVALARKPRQVFTREVLLEQVWGYRHAADTRLVNVHVQRLRAKIEKDPEHPEIVVTVRGVGYKAGPA from the coding sequence ATGAAAGGTCGCGTGCTGGTCGTCGACGACGACGCCGCTCTCGCCGAGATGCTGGGAATCGTGCTGCGGGGCGAGGGCTTCGAACCATCCTTTGTCTCAGATGGCGACAAGGCCCTCGACGCGTTCCGGGATACACGCCCGGACCTGGTGCTGCTCGACCTGATGCTGCCCGGAGCGGACGGCATCGACGTCGCACGAAGGATCAGGGCTGAGTCGGGGGTTCCGATCGTCATGCTCACGGCGAAGAGCGACACGATTGACGTCGTGCTCGGGCTGGAGTCCGGCGCCGACGACTACATCGTCAAGCCGTTCAAGCCGAAGGAGCTGGTCGCACGGGTGCGGGCGCGGCTGCGCCGCACCGACGAGCCGACCCCTGAGATCCTCCAGATCGGCGACATCACCATCGACGTGGCCGGTCACTCGGTCAAGCGGGGCGAGGAGACCATCAACCTCACGCCGCTCGAGTTCGACCTGCTCGTCGCGCTGGCGCGCAAGCCGCGCCAGGTGTTCACCCGCGAGGTCCTGCTCGAGCAGGTCTGGGGATACCGGCACGCGGCCGACACGCGGCTGGTCAACGTGCACGTCCAGCGGCTCAGGGCCAAGATCGAGAAGGATCCCGAGCACCCCGAGATCGTCGTCACGGTCCGCGGCGTGGGCTACAAAGCCGGCCCCGCCTGA
- a CDS encoding glycerophosphoryl diester phosphodiesterase membrane domain-containing protein: MSDGHGPTPETPSGWSAEQPPPYSAPPASPWTAPGAQQQQTPYGQPYGDQPAYAPGSQTPYPSQPQPGYGYMPPAPALRPGIIPLRPLGLGDILDGTIKLIRSNPKAVLGLSAVAALLVAVPLAIGQAFVFSAMGSALRDPSVPPDQLTSVYGVVAQYGGSLVSYAVQFVVVTLLTGVLTRILGRAVFGGNITAGEAWQLVKGRIPALFGVVGLMAVIMLVPMVVFVLLIVVVSLNVSDSGGVGLVLGLTVLFVIGYIAYYLFFRTRFAFASPAVVLEGKGPIEAMRRSWHLVSGDFWRVLGIMLLTSLLVGIVAAIVSVPFTIAGMVFGMLGAGTAVNAVVSAVLIALGATLGAMFTYPFEAGVAGLLYADRRMRSEAFDLVLQTAAIEQQRQGWVHASADELWHPSNSAGS; the protein is encoded by the coding sequence ATGTCAGACGGTCACGGTCCCACGCCCGAGACGCCATCAGGCTGGTCGGCCGAACAGCCCCCGCCCTACAGCGCCCCGCCGGCCTCCCCGTGGACCGCCCCGGGAGCACAACAACAGCAGACCCCCTACGGGCAGCCGTACGGAGATCAACCCGCTTACGCACCCGGGTCCCAAACACCATATCCGTCCCAGCCGCAACCCGGTTACGGCTACATGCCGCCGGCGCCGGCGCTGCGGCCGGGCATCATCCCGCTGCGCCCGCTCGGACTGGGCGACATCCTCGACGGCACGATCAAGCTCATCCGGTCCAACCCGAAGGCGGTTCTGGGCCTGTCGGCCGTCGCCGCCCTCCTGGTCGCCGTGCCCCTGGCCATCGGCCAGGCGTTCGTGTTCAGCGCCATGGGCAGCGCGCTGCGCGACCCCTCCGTCCCGCCTGACCAGCTCACCAGCGTCTACGGCGTCGTCGCCCAATACGGCGGCTCGCTGGTGTCGTACGCGGTCCAGTTCGTCGTGGTCACCCTGCTCACCGGCGTGCTGACCCGCATACTCGGCCGGGCCGTCTTCGGCGGCAACATCACGGCCGGCGAGGCCTGGCAGCTCGTCAAGGGCCGGATCCCCGCACTGTTCGGCGTGGTGGGGCTGATGGCCGTCATCATGCTGGTGCCCATGGTGGTCTTCGTGCTGCTCATCGTGGTGGTCTCGCTGAACGTCTCCGACAGCGGGGGCGTCGGCCTGGTGCTCGGGCTGACCGTCCTGTTCGTCATCGGCTACATCGCCTACTACCTGTTCTTCCGTACCCGCTTCGCGTTCGCCTCGCCGGCCGTGGTCCTGGAGGGCAAGGGCCCGATCGAGGCCATGCGCCGCTCGTGGCACCTGGTCAGCGGCGACTTCTGGCGGGTGCTCGGCATCATGCTGCTCACCTCCCTTCTCGTGGGCATCGTGGCGGCCATCGTGTCGGTGCCCTTCACGATCGCGGGCATGGTGTTCGGCATGCTCGGAGCCGGCACGGCGGTCAACGCCGTCGTGTCCGCCGTACTGATCGCACTCGGCGCCACGCTCGGCGCGATGTTCACCTATCCCTTCGAGGCGGGCGTGGCCGGCCTCCTCTACGCCGACCGGCGCATGCGCAGTGAGGCGTTCGACCTCGTGCTGCAGACGGCGGCCATCGAGCAGCAGCGCCAGGGTTGGGTGCACGCCTCGGCCGACGAACTCTGGCACCCGTCCAACTCCGCCGGATCGTGA